One genomic segment of Kordiimonas sp. SCSIO 12603 includes these proteins:
- a CDS encoding PaaI family thioesterase, which yields MYNEKNKELEAAGYHIWGDTDPYENMLGPFFMKEKEDGTHKSAYWTSPCHANSGGALHGGFLMSFADFALFAIAKKDLTEAGGVTVGFNSEFISAGKPGALVEADGEILRAAKSLIFVRGMITSDGEPIMSFSGVLKKLRN from the coding sequence ATGTATAACGAAAAGAATAAAGAGCTTGAGGCCGCAGGGTATCATATTTGGGGAGACACAGACCCTTATGAAAATATGCTTGGTCCATTCTTTATGAAAGAAAAAGAAGACGGTACCCATAAATCTGCTTATTGGACCAGCCCTTGCCATGCCAACAGCGGTGGTGCGCTCCATGGCGGTTTTCTTATGAGCTTTGCGGATTTTGCACTGTTCGCTATCGCCAAGAAAGATTTGACTGAGGCAGGCGGTGTTACCGTTGGTTTTAACAGTGAATTTATATCAGCAGGTAAGCCGGGAGCTCTTGTCGAAGCTGATGGTGAGATACTTAGAGCAGCAAAATCTCTCATTTTTGTGCGCGGTATGATCACTTCAGATGGGGAGCCGATCATGTCTTTCAGCGGTGTTCTGAAAAAACTGAGAAACTAG
- a CDS encoding TIGR00266 family protein, which yields MSMHVPEVRVSRHARNTSVSDDIDFEIKGSEMQFVEIELDPGESAIAEAGAMMFKDQYIGMSAVFGDGSGQEGGFMGKLLGAGKRLLTGESLFTTVFTHEGAGKARVAFASPYPGSILPIKLDEYGGRLICQKDAFLAAARGVQVGIHFQQKIMTGLFGGEGFIMQRLDGDGWAFVHVGGTVIERELKPGEVLHVDTGCLAAMTADVDMDIERVGGIKSMIFGGEGVFFARLQGPGKVWLQSLPFSRLAGRIWASAPQMGGQDRGEGSLLGGIGNILDGDNRF from the coding sequence ATGAGCATGCATGTTCCAGAAGTTCGGGTTTCACGCCACGCCAGGAATACGAGTGTTTCCGATGACATTGATTTTGAAATCAAAGGCTCGGAAATGCAGTTTGTAGAAATTGAACTTGATCCGGGCGAATCCGCAATCGCGGAAGCAGGGGCAATGATGTTCAAGGACCAATATATTGGCATGAGCGCTGTGTTTGGTGATGGCTCTGGCCAGGAAGGTGGCTTTATGGGCAAGCTTCTTGGTGCAGGTAAGCGCCTCCTTACCGGAGAAAGCCTGTTTACCACTGTATTCACTCATGAAGGTGCTGGGAAAGCACGTGTGGCATTTGCTTCTCCGTATCCAGGTAGTATTCTTCCTATTAAACTCGATGAATATGGTGGACGCTTAATTTGCCAAAAAGATGCGTTTCTTGCTGCTGCACGTGGTGTTCAAGTAGGTATCCATTTCCAGCAAAAAATTATGACGGGCCTGTTTGGCGGTGAAGGTTTCATTATGCAGCGTCTCGATGGCGATGGTTGGGCGTTTGTGCATGTGGGTGGCACTGTTATTGAACGCGAGTTGAAGCCGGGTGAAGTTCTGCATGTTGATACTGGTTGCCTTGCGGCTATGACAGCGGACGTAGATATGGATATTGAGCGCGTAGGCGGTATTAAATCCATGATCTTTGGTGGTGAAGGGGTGTTCTTCGCGCGTCTTCAGGGGCCGGGAAAAGTTTGGTTGCAGAGTTTGCCATTTAGTCGTCTCGCTGGTCGTATCTGGGCGTCAGCGCCGCAAATGGGTGGGCAGGACCGTGGTGAGGGCTCACTTCTTGGCGGTATTGGTAACATTCTTGATGGCGATAACCGTTTTTAG
- the sppA gene encoding signal peptide peptidase SppA: MKGIWALIKSIGKFIQGLGSLAVGLFVLIILAVAIGVNQPEKLPNVPDGAVLVLAPSGVIVEQTALPDPFAAALPQYNNQPPQVSIHDITTALKRAKSDDRIAALAILTDSLWGAGPSHLHTIAGAIGDFKESGKKVYAISTAYSQSAYLLAAQADKVYLNPAGSVLLSGYGSYPIYFKSMLDKIGATVNVFRVGTYKAAVEPFIRDDMSPAAKEANLAFLGGLWNQYTSSVENARNMEAGAIQASFENLATDFAAVNGNFGEYAKQQNLVDELAARITWRDALAEEFGYNDNGSSFNQIHYRSYLSATQGMRETSKNKIAVITAQGNIVMGEGPVQVAAAETIVDYIRTARENSNTKAIVLRVDSPGGSAFASELIRQELAVAQEQGIKVIASMGPVAASGGYWISATADEIWAAPSTITGSIGIFGMLPTYENTLDKIGVHSDGVGTTPLASGFSPTRALNDTTKMLIQGSIENGYDEFLSLVARGRNMSKEDVDKIAQGRVWIGETAKELGLVDHLGGFDDAVKAAATAAGVDDYEVVFYREKIDPFDQLLLDMLNSTVGIDGIGNGQTSTITKLLQKTEGLQESIEFLTTLNDPQNRYVVCMTCEVRQ; the protein is encoded by the coding sequence ATGAAAGGCATTTGGGCGCTAATTAAATCTATTGGTAAATTTATTCAGGGGCTGGGCTCACTTGCTGTAGGCCTGTTTGTATTAATTATTCTTGCTGTAGCAATTGGAGTGAACCAGCCAGAAAAACTCCCTAACGTCCCTGACGGTGCTGTTCTGGTACTTGCACCAAGTGGTGTTATTGTAGAGCAAACTGCACTACCAGACCCATTTGCCGCAGCACTTCCACAATACAACAACCAACCGCCACAGGTAAGTATCCACGATATTACAACAGCGCTAAAACGTGCCAAAAGCGATGACCGTATTGCCGCTCTTGCAATATTAACTGATTCACTTTGGGGTGCTGGCCCAAGCCACTTACATACAATTGCTGGCGCTATTGGTGATTTCAAAGAAAGCGGCAAGAAAGTTTATGCTATTTCCACCGCTTACAGCCAATCGGCCTACTTACTTGCCGCTCAAGCTGATAAAGTTTACCTGAATCCAGCAGGCAGTGTGCTGCTCTCTGGCTACGGTTCTTACCCAATATACTTCAAGAGCATGCTTGATAAAATTGGTGCTACAGTGAATGTATTCCGTGTGGGTACATATAAAGCGGCAGTTGAACCATTTATCCGTGATGATATGTCACCTGCTGCTAAAGAAGCTAACCTCGCGTTCCTTGGTGGTCTTTGGAACCAATATACATCTTCAGTTGAAAATGCTCGCAACATGGAAGCTGGTGCTATTCAGGCAAGTTTTGAAAACCTTGCAACAGATTTTGCTGCTGTAAATGGTAACTTTGGTGAATACGCAAAACAGCAAAACCTTGTTGATGAACTCGCTGCACGCATCACATGGCGTGATGCGCTGGCTGAAGAGTTTGGCTATAATGATAATGGTTCCAGCTTTAACCAGATCCATTACCGTAGCTATCTTTCTGCCACTCAAGGCATGAGAGAAACCTCTAAAAACAAAATCGCTGTGATTACCGCTCAAGGCAACATCGTTATGGGCGAAGGCCCTGTACAAGTTGCAGCAGCAGAAACGATTGTTGATTACATCCGTACTGCCCGTGAAAACAGCAATACGAAAGCTATCGTTCTTCGTGTAGACAGCCCCGGCGGTTCTGCGTTTGCTTCCGAGCTTATTCGTCAGGAACTAGCGGTAGCGCAAGAGCAAGGTATCAAGGTTATTGCCTCAATGGGTCCGGTTGCGGCCTCTGGTGGTTACTGGATTTCGGCAACAGCAGATGAAATCTGGGCGGCACCGAGCACAATTACTGGTTCAATCGGTATTTTCGGCATGCTGCCAACTTATGAAAACACATTGGATAAAATCGGCGTTCACTCAGACGGCGTTGGCACAACACCACTTGCAAGCGGCTTTAGCCCAACCCGTGCTTTGAACGATACAACGAAAATGCTTATTCAGGGTTCTATTGAAAATGGTTATGACGAATTCCTAAGCCTTGTGGCTCGTGGTCGTAACATGAGCAAAGAAGATGTAGATAAGATCGCCCAAGGCCGTGTGTGGATTGGTGAAACAGCCAAGGAACTCGGACTGGTTGACCATCTTGGTGGTTTTGATGATGCTGTTAAAGCAGCTGCGACAGCTGCTGGCGTTGATGATTATGAAGTTGTTTTCTACCGGGAGAAAATCGATCCATTCGATCAACTGCTTCTTGATATGCTGAATTCAACGGTTGGTATTGACGGCATTGGTAATGGGCAAACATCTACCATCACCAAGCTTCTTCAGAAAACCGAAGGCCTTCAGGAAAGCATTGAATTCCTGACAACACTCAACGATCCGCAAAACCGTTATGTAGTTTGTATGACATGTGAGGTACGCCAATGA
- the msrB gene encoding peptide-methionine (R)-S-oxide reductase MsrB: MTSDVTKTDEEWREELTPEEYQVCRCGGTEPPFSGKYWNTKDDGIYHCTACDAPLFDSETKYDSGSGWPSFWAGIESGAITEKRDTSHGMIRTEITCAKCDSHLGHVFPDGPQPTGLRYCTNSASLNLKPKS, translated from the coding sequence ATGACATCCGACGTAACTAAAACTGATGAAGAGTGGCGTGAAGAGCTAACACCTGAAGAGTATCAGGTTTGCAGATGCGGGGGCACAGAGCCCCCCTTCTCTGGCAAATACTGGAACACGAAGGATGATGGCATTTACCACTGCACCGCATGTGATGCCCCACTTTTTGATAGCGAGACCAAATATGATAGCGGGTCTGGCTGGCCAAGCTTTTGGGCTGGTATTGAAAGCGGCGCGATTACAGAGAAACGAGATACAAGCCACGGTATGATCCGTACGGAAATTACATGTGCTAAATGTGATAGTCATTTAGGCCATGTTTTCCCTGATGGTCCCCAACCCACAGGCCTTCGTTACTGTACGAATTCCGCATCTTTAAATTTGAAACCAAAATCGTAG
- a CDS encoding FMN-dependent NADH-azoreductase: protein MTHTKLLRIDSSARTEASVSRMLADKLIDHLSPATVISRDVAGTMPFIDESWVGANFTPPEDRTDEQKERLTFSDELISELKAADTIVISSPAYNFSVPASLKAWIDLVCRAGVTFRYTENGPEGILEQGKKAYIVFTSGGTPAGADYDYATSYLKHIMSFIGIYDVTIVAADQLGQNADEKIEAAMKTITEVAA, encoded by the coding sequence ATGACACACACTAAACTTCTACGTATCGATAGCAGCGCCCGTACTGAGGCATCTGTAAGCCGTATGCTTGCAGATAAGCTAATCGATCACCTTTCACCAGCAACCGTAATCAGCAGAGATGTGGCAGGCACAATGCCCTTCATTGATGAAAGCTGGGTTGGCGCAAACTTCACACCGCCTGAAGACCGTACAGATGAGCAGAAGGAAAGACTGACTTTCTCCGATGAACTTATCTCAGAATTGAAAGCTGCTGATACCATCGTCATTTCATCTCCAGCTTATAATTTCAGCGTTCCAGCAAGCCTGAAAGCATGGATTGATCTGGTATGCCGTGCAGGCGTTACATTTCGTTATACGGAAAACGGCCCTGAAGGCATTCTGGAACAAGGCAAGAAGGCCTATATCGTGTTTACATCTGGCGGTACGCCTGCTGGTGCGGATTATGACTATGCAACATCATACCTGAAGCACATTATGAGTTTTATCGGTATTTATGATGTGACGATCGTGGCTGCTGACCAGCTTGGTCAAAACGCAGACGAAAAAATTGAAGCCGCTATGAAAACAATCACAGAGGTAGCAGCGTAA
- a CDS encoding DUF3667 domain-containing protein: MFSIFRKWSIELRRKRLRSERDTQQSYRVIEEDKKGTGQSCMNCKVPLTGPFCHICGQKDDDLRRPIWTFFRELLDNVFSADSRLIKSIFLILLVPGGLTRAYSMGRRARFVPPLRLYLSVSIMFFAILWLFDILILDIKLTAKDAPPETPVVSESSEGNTPDTPPPPTVQDDGKNRSAIDDLVTGFNNYEPKNEEGEQSKAVPAKAEPEAASTKPEDEESQTMVGEFLQGFKEGVKGQSRRDQKFDETLNDIEKQIADLPVEMSDEDKAKVREALLGAKDQIEEAEERVRVAQGESDLDIFGDKFPYYVSVRMFVHKPDEEYEGIKQEDLDKFLNSDDNSDTAKEVVRGLARALKEPRRFNDLFNEWLPKTLFVMVPLFALILRLFHWGKKRVYIHQLVFSLHFHSFLFLLFSALIVVVPVFGGESGFMLFWWGASLYLIISLKVGQNQGWLRAFFKAGFIWVSYTLLMMVGLSAAIFEGLKDL; encoded by the coding sequence ATGTTTTCTATTTTTCGAAAATGGTCCATTGAATTAAGACGTAAACGCTTGCGCAGCGAACGTGATACACAGCAGTCATACCGTGTTATCGAGGAAGATAAAAAAGGTACAGGCCAAAGCTGTATGAACTGTAAGGTTCCGCTCACGGGGCCGTTTTGCCATATATGCGGGCAAAAGGATGACGACCTTCGCCGCCCTATCTGGACTTTTTTCCGTGAACTTCTTGATAATGTTTTCTCTGCTGATAGCAGGTTGATCAAAAGTATCTTCCTGATCCTTCTGGTGCCGGGGGGATTAACACGGGCATATAGTATGGGGCGAAGGGCTCGTTTTGTGCCGCCGCTTCGGCTCTACCTTTCCGTTTCGATCATGTTTTTCGCCATTCTTTGGCTGTTTGATATTCTGATCCTGGATATCAAGTTGACGGCAAAAGATGCCCCGCCTGAAACGCCCGTAGTTTCTGAAAGCTCCGAAGGAAACACGCCCGATACACCACCGCCGCCTACAGTGCAGGATGATGGGAAGAACAGATCAGCGATCGATGATCTGGTGACGGGCTTTAATAATTACGAGCCAAAAAATGAGGAAGGCGAACAAAGTAAAGCTGTACCGGCGAAAGCTGAGCCTGAGGCAGCTTCAACTAAGCCTGAAGACGAAGAAAGCCAGACGATGGTTGGTGAATTCCTTCAGGGTTTCAAGGAGGGAGTTAAGGGGCAGAGCCGCAGAGATCAGAAATTTGATGAAACTCTCAACGATATTGAAAAGCAGATAGCCGATTTGCCGGTGGAAATGTCTGATGAGGATAAAGCCAAGGTGCGGGAAGCCCTGTTGGGAGCTAAAGATCAAATTGAAGAAGCGGAAGAACGTGTTCGCGTTGCACAAGGTGAAAGCGATTTGGATATTTTTGGGGATAAGTTTCCCTATTATGTATCTGTACGCATGTTTGTGCATAAGCCGGATGAGGAATATGAAGGCATTAAGCAGGAAGATTTGGATAAATTCCTGAATAGTGATGATAATTCCGATACCGCAAAAGAGGTAGTGAGAGGGCTGGCTCGTGCACTAAAAGAACCAAGACGGTTTAATGATCTGTTTAACGAATGGCTGCCAAAGACCCTGTTTGTGATGGTACCGCTTTTCGCGCTGATCCTTCGTTTATTCCACTGGGGCAAAAAGCGGGTCTATATTCACCAGCTTGTATTCTCGCTTCATTTCCACAGCTTCCTGTTTTTGCTGTTTTCAGCCTTAATTGTGGTGGTCCCTGTTTTTGGTGGCGAATCTGGGTTTATGCTCTTCTGGTGGGGGGCCTCGCTTTATCTGATTATTTCATTGAAGGTAGGGCAGAACCAAGGCTGGTTACGCGCCTTTTTCAAAGCGGGCTTTATCTGGGTGAGTTATACCCTATTGATGATGGTGGGGCTTAGCGCAGCTATTTTTGAAGGTTTGAAAGATCTATAA
- a CDS encoding MBL fold metallo-hydrolase: MLKAQIIPVTSFSQNCSIIWCDETMEGALVDPGGDHEKLLAHVEKLGVKLTKLLLTHGHLDHAGGAADIKEKLNLPIIGPHKEDKFWLDQIEEHAANYGMAGLRCCTPDQWLDDGEEIQVGNQTLKVIFTPGHTPGHVVFYNEAHKVAFVGDVLFQGSIGRTDFPRGDLQTLITAITTKLWPLGNDVTFVPGHGPLSTFGAERQSNPFVSDQALGRAG, encoded by the coding sequence ATGCTTAAAGCTCAGATTATTCCCGTAACGTCTTTCTCACAGAATTGCAGCATTATCTGGTGTGATGAAACCATGGAAGGCGCGCTCGTGGACCCGGGTGGAGATCACGAAAAACTGCTGGCACATGTTGAAAAATTGGGTGTGAAACTTACCAAGCTGCTACTTACTCACGGCCATCTGGACCACGCTGGCGGCGCAGCTGACATCAAGGAAAAGCTTAATCTGCCGATCATTGGGCCGCATAAGGAAGATAAATTCTGGCTTGATCAGATTGAAGAACATGCAGCCAATTACGGGATGGCAGGCTTGCGCTGCTGTACACCGGATCAGTGGCTTGATGACGGTGAAGAAATTCAGGTTGGCAACCAAACCCTGAAAGTTATTTTCACGCCGGGGCATACGCCGGGGCACGTGGTTTTCTATAATGAAGCCCACAAAGTTGCCTTCGTTGGCGATGTGTTGTTCCAAGGGTCGATCGGCCGCACAGATTTCCCACGTGGCGATTTGCAGACCTTGATCACAGCAATTACAACCAAGCTTTGGCCGCTTGGTAACGACGTTACATTTGTACCGGGGCATGGCCCGCTTTCAACATTTGGAGCAGAGCGACAAAGCAACCCATTTGTATCTGATCAGGCGCTTGGGCGTGCTGGTTAA